In one Staphylococcus lutrae genomic region, the following are encoded:
- a CDS encoding M20 metallopeptidase family protein produces the protein MNELEFVTQHRRYLHQHPELSLEEYQTTAYIEAFLKELGVPYERPLKTGIIGYLKGKSNEALAFRADIDALPIHEENDIPYRSQVDGRMHACGHDGHTTALMLFVKRCKALFDKGQLPHDVVFIFQPAEESGGGANLLIKANAFAKYHIKAIYGVHLMPFVDEDAVVIRDHEITASATEFRYFVEGQSSHVANKEQGKSAGEALQHIMIQLSQIQQYHLNGLQRNIIHIGHFRAGEAINTVPTHGYLEGTIRTYDMNDLDQIQSQMRKIAESATLLFGVQCDVQFAEGYPPTMNDPSLKKYVVESLTHHQFEVIENELPYLFGEDFSFYAQIAPSYFVFVGTRNEAQQLISGLHTPRLNFNERMLIRVADYYERLLMNYNEVEA, from the coding sequence ATGAATGAATTAGAATTTGTGACGCAGCATCGGCGTTATCTTCATCAACACCCCGAGTTGAGTCTAGAAGAATATCAAACAACGGCTTATATAGAAGCCTTTTTGAAAGAATTAGGTGTCCCCTATGAACGGCCCTTAAAAACAGGAATTATAGGCTATTTAAAAGGGAAAAGTAATGAAGCGCTTGCCTTTAGAGCAGATATTGATGCTTTACCCATTCACGAAGAAAACGATATCCCCTACCGCAGTCAAGTAGATGGTCGTATGCATGCTTGTGGTCACGATGGGCATACGACGGCATTGATGTTATTCGTAAAACGTTGTAAAGCGCTTTTTGATAAAGGGCAATTGCCACATGATGTTGTATTTATCTTCCAACCGGCTGAGGAATCAGGTGGTGGCGCCAATTTGTTGATTAAGGCCAACGCATTTGCAAAGTATCATATTAAGGCAATCTACGGTGTGCACCTTATGCCTTTTGTGGATGAAGATGCAGTCGTTATCCGTGACCATGAAATTACAGCAAGTGCTACAGAATTCCGTTATTTTGTTGAAGGTCAGTCTAGTCATGTCGCCAATAAAGAGCAAGGGAAATCAGCGGGTGAAGCACTACAGCATATCATGATACAACTTTCTCAAATTCAGCAATATCATTTAAATGGATTGCAGCGTAACATTATTCATATCGGTCATTTCCGTGCTGGAGAAGCCATTAATACCGTACCGACGCATGGTTATTTGGAAGGGACTATACGGACATACGATATGAATGATTTAGACCAAATCCAGTCACAAATGCGTAAAATTGCAGAAAGTGCAACGTTATTATTTGGTGTACAATGCGATGTTCAGTTTGCAGAAGGTTATCCTCCAACGATGAACGACCCATCTTTAAAAAAATATGTAGTGGAAAGCTTAACGCATCACCAGTTTGAAGTTATCGAAAACGAACTCCCTTATTTGTTTGGTGAAGATTTTAGTTTTTATGCACAAATCGCACCATCTTATTTCGTTTTTGTAGGCACACGGAATGAAGCGCAACAATTGATTAGCGGTCTTCATACCCCGCGACTTAATTTTAATGAGCGAATGTTAATCCGGGTGGCTGACTATTATGAACGTTTGTTAATGAACTACAATGAGGTGGAAGCATGA
- a CDS encoding ABC-F family ATP-binding cassette domain-containing protein, protein MLQVTDVSLRFGDRKLFEDVNIKFTPGNCYGLIGANGAGKSTFLKILSGEIDSQTGHVSLGKDERLAVLKQDHFAHEDERVLDVVMKGHERLFEVMKEKDAIYMKPDFSDEDGIRAAELEGEFAEMNGWNAESDAATLLSGLGIGTALHDKTMAELENNQKVKVLLAQSLFGEPDVLLLDEPTNGLDIQAISWLEDFLINFENTVIVVSHDRHFLNNVCTHIADLDFGKIKIYVGNYDFWYQSSQLAQKMAQDQNKKKEEKIKELQDFIARFSANASKSKQATSRKKQLEKIELDDIQPSSRRYPFVKFTPEREIGNDLLFVENLSKTIDGEKVLDGLTFTMNPNDKAILMSESEIAKTTLLKILAGEMEPDEGAYKWGVTTSQSYFPKDNSAFFEGVELNLVDWLRQYAPEDEQTETFLRGFLGRMLFSGEEVKKKASVLSGGEKVRCMLSKMMLSSANVLLLDEPTNHLDLESITSVNDGLKSFKGSMIFTSHDFEFINTIANRVIDIDVPSGLSKEITYEAYLEEKGILKSKA, encoded by the coding sequence ATGTTACAAGTAACAGATGTAAGTTTACGTTTTGGTGACCGTAAATTGTTTGAAGATGTAAATATTAAATTTACACCGGGCAATTGTTATGGTTTGATTGGTGCAAATGGTGCTGGAAAATCAACTTTTTTAAAAATTTTATCTGGTGAGATTGATTCGCAAACGGGTCATGTTTCGTTAGGAAAAGATGAACGTTTAGCTGTATTAAAGCAAGATCATTTTGCCCATGAGGATGAACGTGTCTTAGATGTGGTCATGAAAGGACATGAACGCCTTTTTGAAGTAATGAAAGAAAAAGATGCGATTTATATGAAGCCCGATTTTAGTGATGAAGACGGTATTCGTGCTGCAGAACTTGAAGGTGAATTTGCAGAAATGAATGGGTGGAATGCTGAGTCTGATGCAGCGACATTGTTATCAGGTCTCGGAATCGGTACGGCACTCCATGATAAAACAATGGCAGAATTAGAAAATAACCAAAAAGTAAAAGTCCTGCTTGCTCAAAGCTTATTTGGTGAACCTGATGTGCTTTTACTGGATGAACCGACAAACGGCTTGGATATTCAAGCAATCAGTTGGTTAGAGGATTTTTTAATTAACTTTGAGAATACTGTTATTGTCGTTTCACATGATCGACACTTTTTAAATAACGTTTGTACGCACATTGCAGACTTAGATTTTGGAAAAATTAAAATCTATGTTGGAAACTACGACTTTTGGTATCAATCAAGCCAATTAGCGCAAAAAATGGCTCAAGATCAAAATAAGAAAAAAGAAGAAAAAATTAAAGAATTACAAGATTTTATCGCACGTTTCTCTGCCAATGCTTCAAAATCTAAGCAAGCGACAAGTCGTAAAAAGCAACTTGAGAAGATTGAATTAGATGACATTCAACCTTCTTCACGTCGTTATCCATTTGTGAAGTTTACGCCAGAAAGAGAAATTGGAAATGATTTGCTTTTTGTTGAAAACTTGTCTAAAACGATTGATGGTGAAAAAGTGTTGGACGGATTGACGTTCACGATGAATCCAAATGATAAAGCCATTCTAATGAGTGAGAGTGAAATCGCAAAAACGACGTTACTCAAAATCTTAGCTGGTGAGATGGAGCCAGATGAAGGGGCTTATAAATGGGGAGTAACGACGTCTCAAAGTTATTTCCCTAAAGATAATTCGGCGTTTTTTGAAGGTGTAGAGTTGAATTTAGTCGATTGGTTGCGCCAATATGCACCGGAAGATGAGCAAACGGAAACCTTTTTACGTGGCTTCTTAGGTCGTATGTTATTCAGTGGTGAAGAAGTAAAGAAAAAAGCGAGCGTGTTATCTGGGGGAGAAAAAGTGCGTTGCATGTTAAGTAAGATGATGTTATCAAGTGCAAACGTATTATTATTGGATGAACCTACGAATCACCTAGACTTAGAAAGTATTACTTCTGTCAATGATGGATTAAAATCGTTTAAAGGTTCAATGATTTTTACATCTCACGATTTTGAGTTTATCAATACGATCGCAAATCGTGTTATCGATATTGATGTGCCTAGTGGTTTATCTAAAGAAATCACTTATGAGGCATACCTTGAAGAAAAAGGCATCTTAAAATCAAAAGCGTAA
- the msaA gene encoding regulatory protein MsaA: protein MWEVAKIRADYEGWWLFDDWPEHIIDSYQFDSFATFEKGYQQLIRQAKTEYDNFVVGKHNIYAFYNNCDLNFCEHCDEDLQIFYSYITLKNGSIYLNSPIID from the coding sequence ATGTGGGAAGTTGCTAAGATTCGTGCAGACTATGAGGGTTGGTGGTTATTCGATGATTGGCCAGAACACATCATTGATTCATACCAGTTCGATTCATTTGCTACATTTGAAAAAGGATATCAACAATTAATACGGCAAGCTAAAACTGAATATGATAACTTTGTAGTGGGCAAACATAATATTTATGCATTTTACAATAATTGCGATTTGAATTTTTGTGAGCATTGTGATGAAGACTTACAAATTTTTTATAGCTATATCACTTTAAAAAATGGTAGTATTTATTTGAATTCACCAATTATAGACTAA
- the dapA gene encoding 4-hydroxy-tetrahydrodipicolinate synthase, which translates to MSHIFEGTGVALITPFTNGEVDYEAIKKHVRFQIENGIQSIVVNGTTAENPTLTSEEKDRILMTVIEENAQRVPIIVGTGTNNTAQSIAASLRAKELGADAIMLITPYYLKTSQRGLIAHFEAIANAAELPVVLYNVPSRTNSTIEIDTLVKLSENPYIVALKDATNDFEYLREIQAHIDTDTFALYSGNDDNIVTYYNRGGHGVISVLANVIPNAFQQIYTDARHRAAHFETIAPILEAMRVDINPIPIKYLAALEGFGQYEVRLPLLPLNEAEQQQLKETYHQFKAGVHR; encoded by the coding sequence ATGTCACATATTTTTGAAGGAACAGGTGTTGCATTAATAACGCCTTTTACTAATGGCGAAGTGGACTATGAGGCGATAAAGAAACATGTGCGTTTTCAAATTGAGAACGGCATTCAATCCATTGTGGTCAATGGGACAACAGCTGAAAACCCGACATTGACATCAGAAGAAAAAGACCGCATTTTAATGACGGTGATTGAAGAAAATGCACAGCGTGTCCCTATTATTGTTGGCACAGGGACAAATAATACAGCGCAATCGATTGCAGCGTCTTTACGTGCGAAAGAACTTGGTGCGGATGCCATTATGCTCATCACGCCCTATTATTTAAAAACGAGTCAACGAGGGTTAATTGCCCATTTCGAAGCGATTGCAAATGCTGCCGAACTTCCGGTTGTCCTTTATAATGTGCCATCACGTACAAATAGTACGATTGAGATCGACACACTAGTGAAATTAAGTGAGAATCCATATATTGTTGCATTAAAAGATGCAACGAATGATTTTGAATATTTGCGTGAAATTCAAGCGCATATTGATACAGATACTTTTGCTTTATATAGTGGTAATGATGATAATATCGTCACTTATTATAATCGTGGAGGCCATGGCGTGATTTCTGTTCTTGCCAATGTCATTCCAAATGCATTTCAACAGATCTATACAGACGCGCGCCATCGTGCGGCACATTTTGAAACGATTGCCCCTATATTGGAGGCGATGCGTGTTGATATCAATCCAATTCCAATTAAGTATTTAGCAGCGTTAGAAGGATTCGGACAATATGAGGTTCGCCTTCCCCTCTTACCGTTGAATGAGGCAGAACAGCAACAATTGAAAGAAACATATCATCAATTTAAAGCAGGTGTTCATCGATGA
- the lysA gene encoding diaminopimelate decarboxylase codes for MTVSYNQNGELSMAGTSLKMLAQSFGTPTIVYDEAQIRQQMRRYHQAFQQNDIGYVLSYASKAFTCIQMVKLAAEEDFELDVVSEGELYTALEAGFDPKRIHFHGNNKTKQEIRYALEHGIGYIVVDALDEIDLIDAYATASVDVLLRVNPGVEAHTHEFIKTGQEKSKFGLSLKHGLALEAIEKIRQSNHLSLKGIHFHIGSQIEDTTGMIETAKSVLQWLDTQAISIDLLNLGGGFSVKYVEGDQSFDIETGITRIVQAIKTECQRLNYPIPTLSIEPGRSIVGEAGVTLYEVGSIKDIPGVNKYVSVDGGMSDHIRTALYDARYEVRLVNRQDTPDEMVTIAGKLCESGDILIHEALLPSNVRRGDYLAVLTTGAYHYSMTSNYNQIQKPAVFFVNEGKAREVIKRQSLRQLIINDVR; via the coding sequence ATGACTGTGAGTTATAATCAAAATGGAGAATTATCAATGGCGGGAACGAGTTTGAAAATGTTAGCTCAAAGCTTTGGTACGCCTACAATTGTTTACGATGAAGCACAAATTCGTCAACAGATGAGACGTTATCATCAGGCGTTCCAACAAAACGATATTGGCTATGTCCTTTCATATGCATCTAAAGCGTTCACTTGTATACAGATGGTTAAGCTGGCAGCTGAAGAAGATTTTGAGCTCGATGTTGTTTCGGAAGGAGAGCTTTATACAGCACTTGAAGCGGGTTTTGATCCAAAGCGAATTCATTTTCATGGGAATAATAAAACGAAACAAGAAATTCGTTATGCATTAGAGCACGGAATTGGTTATATTGTAGTCGATGCCTTGGACGAAATTGATTTAATTGACGCCTATGCGACAGCGTCCGTCGATGTATTACTGCGTGTCAATCCTGGTGTAGAGGCACATACACACGAATTTATTAAAACCGGCCAAGAGAAAAGTAAATTTGGTCTATCTTTAAAGCATGGCCTCGCGCTTGAAGCAATCGAGAAAATTCGGCAGTCAAACCATTTGTCTCTGAAAGGCATTCATTTTCATATTGGTTCACAAATTGAGGATACGACGGGTATGATTGAAACTGCAAAGAGTGTCTTACAATGGTTAGATACACAAGCGATTTCCATTGATTTACTGAATTTAGGTGGCGGATTTAGTGTGAAATACGTGGAAGGTGATCAATCGTTTGATATTGAAACGGGGATTACGCGTATCGTGCAAGCGATTAAAACGGAATGTCAACGTTTAAACTACCCTATTCCAACGCTAAGTATTGAGCCAGGGCGATCCATTGTTGGAGAAGCCGGTGTGACGCTCTATGAAGTGGGCTCGATTAAAGATATTCCAGGCGTAAATAAATATGTTTCCGTCGATGGTGGTATGAGCGATCATATTCGAACAGCGTTATATGATGCACGTTATGAGGTACGACTTGTTAATCGTCAAGATACGCCTGATGAAATGGTTACGATTGCTGGTAAATTATGCGAATCGGGTGATATTCTCATCCATGAGGCACTTCTCCCATCCAATGTGCGACGCGGTGATTATCTCGCCGTATTAACAACGGGTGCCTATCATTATAGTATGACTTCGAATTATAATCAGATACAAAAACCTGCTGTCTTTTTTGTGAATGAGGGTAAAGCGAGAGAAGTGATAAAACGTCAATCATTGCGTCAATTAATTATTAACGATGTGAGATGA
- a CDS encoding toxic anion resistance protein: MKSNDMQTHPLDDYFKDFEQNTPAQEASTDVQSNFNEQDRQKIHSLAAQIEPLDHDSLLKFGSNAQTQLSHFSHQMLSEIQSKDVGPIGETLNQLMKKLKEVDPEALLQQNDSLLKKLFKRSKNSMQQLFSRMQSVSSQVDRISIELDKNKSLIVKDIQLLDGLYQQNKDYFDVLNLYIAAAQQKKAEIEQHILPEMRQKVKSTNDQMAVQDVADMEQFVDRLDKRIYDLKLSRQISLQSAPQIRMIQNVNQALAEKIQSSILTSIPLWKNQMAIMLTLQRQQKAALAQKQVTDTTNEILLRNSEMLRQNARLTAEENERGIVDIETLKATQDNIIQTIEETLQIQQEGRQKRQQAEKELLALESDLKSKLTTAKIQRGEEY, encoded by the coding sequence ATGAAATCAAATGACATGCAGACCCATCCATTAGATGATTATTTTAAAGACTTTGAGCAAAATACCCCAGCTCAAGAAGCAAGTACGGATGTACAATCAAACTTTAATGAACAAGACCGCCAAAAAATTCATAGCTTAGCGGCACAAATTGAGCCGTTAGATCATGATAGTTTATTAAAATTCGGGTCAAATGCACAAACGCAATTGTCTCATTTCTCACATCAGATGTTAAGTGAAATTCAATCAAAGGATGTCGGTCCGATTGGTGAAACGTTAAATCAATTAATGAAAAAGTTGAAAGAAGTGGATCCTGAAGCGTTGTTGCAACAAAACGACTCTCTGCTGAAGAAACTATTCAAGCGATCAAAAAATTCGATGCAACAGCTTTTTTCACGTATGCAGTCAGTGAGTTCACAAGTCGATCGTATTTCAATTGAATTGGATAAAAATAAGTCGCTGATCGTCAAAGATATTCAACTGTTAGATGGACTTTATCAACAAAATAAAGATTATTTTGATGTGTTGAACCTTTATATTGCAGCAGCACAACAAAAGAAAGCGGAAATTGAGCAACACATTTTACCTGAAATGCGTCAAAAGGTTAAATCAACGAATGATCAGATGGCTGTTCAAGATGTGGCCGATATGGAGCAATTTGTTGATCGTTTAGATAAACGAATTTATGATTTGAAGTTATCACGTCAAATTTCATTACAATCTGCCCCGCAAATTCGTATGATTCAAAATGTCAATCAGGCGCTTGCTGAGAAAATACAGAGCTCGATTTTAACAAGTATTCCATTATGGAAAAATCAAATGGCGATTATGCTGACATTACAACGTCAACAAAAAGCAGCATTGGCTCAAAAACAAGTGACAGATACGACAAATGAAATTTTATTACGCAATTCCGAGATGCTCCGTCAAAATGCACGTCTTACAGCAGAAGAAAACGAAAGAGGCATTGTCGATATCGAAACTTTAAAAGCGACGCAAGACAATATTATTCAAACGATTGAAGAAACGTTACAGATTCAACAAGAAGGTCGTCAAAAGCGTCAGCAGGCTGAGAAAGAATTGTTG
- the dapD gene encoding 2,3,4,5-tetrahydropyridine-2,6-dicarboxylate N-acetyltransferase, with translation MVKNFSAEEIIQYISDAKKSTPLKVYVNGVFDQIQFPDQFKVFGSEDSKVIFCEASDWKTFYEANQSSFTEVEIEMDRRNSAIPLKDLTNVNARIEPGAFIREHAVIGDGAIVMMGATINIGAVVGEGTMIDMNATLGGRAMTGKNVHVGAGAVLAGVIEPPSASPVVIEDDVLIGANAVILEGVRVGAGAIVAAGAIVTQDVPAGAVVAGTPARVIKQAHEVEDSKHEIVAALRQLNQ, from the coding sequence ATGGTTAAAAATTTTTCAGCTGAAGAAATCATTCAATATATCAGTGATGCGAAGAAATCAACCCCATTAAAAGTCTATGTGAACGGTGTGTTTGATCAAATTCAATTTCCAGATCAATTTAAAGTTTTTGGTTCAGAAGACTCAAAAGTTATTTTTTGTGAAGCGAGTGATTGGAAAACGTTTTATGAAGCAAATCAATCCTCTTTCACAGAGGTAGAAATTGAAATGGATCGACGTAACTCGGCGATTCCGTTAAAAGATTTAACAAATGTCAATGCGAGAATTGAGCCCGGTGCTTTTATTCGAGAGCACGCAGTCATTGGTGATGGCGCAATTGTCATGATGGGTGCAACCATTAATATTGGTGCTGTTGTAGGTGAAGGAACAATGATTGATATGAATGCAACACTGGGTGGTCGTGCAATGACGGGTAAAAATGTTCACGTTGGTGCCGGTGCGGTTTTAGCCGGAGTAATTGAGCCTCCAAGTGCATCCCCTGTTGTGATTGAAGACGATGTGTTAATTGGTGCGAATGCAGTGATTCTTGAAGGTGTTCGGGTTGGTGCCGGTGCTATCGTTGCTGCGGGTGCAATTGTCACACAAGATGTGCCAGCGGGTGCTGTTGTTGCGGGTACACCAGCCAGAGTCATCAAACAAGCACATGAAGTTGAAGATTCTAAACATGAAATTGTAGCTGCATTGCGTCAATTAAATCAGTAA
- the cspA gene encoding cold shock protein CspA, with product MKQGTVKWFNAEKGFGFIEVEGENDVFVHFSAINQEGYKSLDEGQSVEFEVVEGDRGPQAANVVKL from the coding sequence ATGAAACAAGGTACAGTAAAATGGTTTAACGCTGAAAAAGGATTTGGTTTTATCGAAGTTGAAGGAGAAAACGACGTATTCGTTCACTTCTCAGCTATCAACCAAGAAGGTTACAAATCATTAGATGAAGGTCAATCAGTTGAATTTGAAGTAGTTGAAGGCGACCGCGGTCCTCAAGCTGCGAACGTTGTTAAACTATAA
- a CDS encoding aspartate-semialdehyde dehydrogenase yields MTKIAVVGATGLVGTKILETLDRKQIAFDELVLFSSARSAGQEVQFQNRTYIVQELTDDATDGDFDYVLMSAGGGTSAHFAPLFESHGAIIIDNSSQWRMTEDIDLVVPEVNAPTFKRGIIANPNCSTIQSVVPLKPLQERYGLKRVAYTTYQAVSGSGMKGKKDLEDGAKGIAPQAYPHPIYNNVLPHIDVFLENGYTKEEQKMIDETKKILNLPDLNVTATCVRVPVQDSHSVHMNVTLEQPATVEEIQALFDQDERVVLVDNPEKNEYPLAIHSTGKDEVFVGRIRRDDSLENTFHIWVTSDNLLKGAALNAVQVLEQVIKLKG; encoded by the coding sequence ATGACAAAAATAGCAGTTGTAGGTGCCACAGGCTTAGTAGGGACAAAAATATTAGAAACACTTGATCGAAAACAAATTGCTTTTGATGAATTAGTGCTCTTTTCATCTGCACGCTCTGCAGGGCAAGAAGTGCAATTTCAGAATAGAACATACATTGTGCAAGAATTGACTGACGACGCAACGGACGGTGATTTCGATTATGTACTTATGAGTGCTGGTGGAGGTACAAGTGCACACTTCGCCCCACTGTTTGAATCACATGGGGCAATCATCATTGACAATTCAAGTCAATGGCGAATGACTGAAGATATCGATCTAGTCGTACCTGAAGTGAATGCCCCTACTTTTAAAAGAGGCATTATTGCCAACCCAAACTGTTCGACAATCCAATCCGTTGTACCACTGAAACCTTTGCAAGAACGGTACGGATTGAAGCGTGTGGCTTATACAACGTATCAAGCTGTTTCAGGCTCAGGGATGAAAGGTAAAAAGGACTTAGAGGACGGTGCGAAAGGGATTGCCCCACAAGCTTACCCGCACCCAATTTATAATAATGTATTACCACACATCGACGTTTTTTTAGAAAATGGTTACACGAAAGAAGAGCAAAAAATGATTGATGAAACAAAAAAAATCTTAAATTTGCCTGATTTGAATGTGACTGCAACATGCGTTCGTGTACCGGTTCAGGATAGCCATAGTGTGCATATGAATGTCACACTTGAGCAGCCGGCCACTGTGGAAGAGATTCAGGCCCTCTTTGATCAAGATGAGCGTGTCGTGTTAGTTGATAATCCTGAAAAAAATGAGTATCCATTAGCGATTCATTCAACAGGGAAAGATGAAGTATTTGTTGGTCGTATTCGTCGTGATGATTCACTAGAGAATACATTTCACATTTGGGTTACTTCAGACAATTTATTAAAAGGCGCTGCCCTTAATGCAGTTCAAGTGTTGGAACAAGTCATTAAATTGAAAGGATGA
- a CDS encoding 5-bromo-4-chloroindolyl phosphate hydrolysis family protein, protein MRYLLSRIWGVMVGIPVSIIAFITSIFTLDFSFVLDFLIGIGGFILGYLPTQRLTSRAYLKEMNLTRKDFHYIQHQIAQVQNKNKRLLRAMIKVRSVQDFKLVNEIHRLTRTINAVVKQRPFQFYNVESFYYSHIDNALNLVECYTRLAKMPSKSTEEHQLLQRTRITLEEVKRTLIADLKQLNAPDYQQLDTEMRLNALYQKRKVKEMENDS, encoded by the coding sequence ATGAGATATTTACTTTCACGTATTTGGGGGGTCATGGTTGGGATTCCTGTTTCCATCATCGCCTTCATTACTAGTATTTTCACTTTAGATTTCTCTTTTGTATTAGACTTTTTAATTGGAATAGGTGGTTTTATATTAGGCTATCTACCAACACAACGTTTAACCTCACGTGCCTATTTAAAAGAAATGAACTTGACTCGAAAAGATTTTCATTATATTCAACATCAAATTGCGCAAGTTCAAAATAAAAACAAACGACTTTTAAGAGCAATGATAAAAGTGCGTTCTGTACAAGATTTTAAGTTAGTGAACGAGATTCATCGCCTCACACGTACGATTAATGCTGTAGTAAAACAACGCCCTTTCCAGTTTTATAATGTTGAAAGTTTTTACTATTCTCATATTGATAATGCGCTCAATCTCGTGGAGTGTTATACAAGGCTTGCTAAGATGCCTTCAAAGTCCACTGAAGAGCATCAATTACTACAACGTACGCGAATTACTTTAGAAGAGGTAAAGCGAACATTGATTGCGGATTTGAAGCAACTCAATGCACCAGATTATCAACAGTTAGATACAGAAATGCGTTTGAATGCGCTGTATCAGAAAAGAAAAGTTAAAGAAATGGAGAATGATTCATGA
- a CDS encoding acylphosphatase: MKHYLIQVHGRVQGVGFRYFTKRLALKYQIVGTVQNRDDYVVVYAQGETLALESFTQAVIQGASPASHVTNYTINELELNQEYKSFRALT, encoded by the coding sequence ATGAAACATTATTTAATCCAAGTTCATGGACGTGTTCAAGGGGTAGGATTTCGTTATTTTACGAAACGATTAGCGCTGAAATATCAGATTGTAGGAACGGTTCAAAATAGAGATGATTATGTTGTTGTATATGCACAAGGCGAGACATTAGCACTCGAATCATTTACTCAAGCAGTGATTCAAGGTGCTTCTCCTGCGTCACATGTGACAAATTATACGATTAATGAATTAGAACTTAATCAAGAATATAAAAGTTTTCGAGCTTTAACATAA
- the dapB gene encoding 4-hydroxy-tetrahydrodipicolinate reductase → MKILLIGYGAMNQRVARLAEEQGHEIVGVIARQTTQKIPYSVYDKISEVATADVAIDFSHPHLLLPLLEDDFNLPLVVATTGEKAQITEKLETLSQKMPVFFSANMSYGVHVLTKLLEVAVPLLQDFDIELTEAHHHHKVDAPSGTLVKLYDVIADLRSKSTPVYNRSEQEMKRTKDEIGIHTIRGGTIVGEHDILFAGTDETITLSHRAQSKDIFANGALGAAEKLIHHPPGYYTFDNL, encoded by the coding sequence ATGAAAATTTTATTAATTGGTTATGGGGCGATGAATCAACGGGTTGCGCGGCTCGCTGAGGAACAAGGTCATGAAATTGTAGGCGTTATTGCGAGACAAACCACTCAAAAAATCCCTTACTCCGTTTATGATAAAATTAGCGAAGTCGCGACTGCGGATGTGGCGATTGATTTTTCTCACCCTCATTTGTTACTGCCGTTATTAGAGGATGATTTTAATTTACCACTAGTTGTTGCAACGACAGGAGAAAAAGCACAAATAACTGAAAAACTTGAAACATTAAGTCAAAAGATGCCAGTTTTTTTCAGTGCCAATATGAGCTATGGGGTCCATGTATTGACGAAGCTTTTAGAAGTGGCAGTCCCCCTCTTACAAGATTTTGATATTGAACTCACAGAAGCACATCATCATCATAAAGTGGATGCGCCGAGTGGCACGCTTGTGAAATTGTATGATGTCATTGCAGATTTACGTTCAAAGAGCACACCGGTGTATAACCGAAGTGAGCAAGAGATGAAGAGGACGAAAGATGAAATTGGTATCCACACGATACGGGGTGGTACGATTGTAGGTGAACATGACATATTGTTTGCTGGAACGGATGAAACGATTACACTTTCGCATCGAGCGCAATCTAAAGATATTTTTGCGAATGGCGCTTTAGGTGCGGCAGAGAAGTTAATTCATCATCCACCTGGGTATTATACATTTGATAACTTATAA